The Falsibacillus pallidus genome has a window encoding:
- a CDS encoding sensor histidine kinase, which translates to MSLKKVDTKALDGIVEKMIETVDASKGEIFHIGEQCRKDYESIIEELKNVKALVIQVINEGDDLDVKVRFARKRLLEVSQHFNQYSEDQVRDAYEKAHELQMKFTMNRQMEKQLRERRDDLERRLRSLQETIDRAENLISQITIVLNYLLSDMKQVGQALEDAKQKQDFGLKIIEAQEDERKRLSREIHDGPAQMLANVLMRSDLIERVYKESGPGEALKEVNSLKHMVRSALYEVRRIIYDLRPMALDDLGLVPTLKKYLHTIEEYNKLTSILFTNIGQENRLPSKYEVALFRLIQESVQNALKHAEAKEIHVKLEVRPNHVLVIVKDNGKGFDASMKKQGSFGIMGMKERVELLDGEISIDSKEGQGTLVIIQVPLAA; encoded by the coding sequence ATGTCTTTGAAAAAAGTTGACACAAAAGCACTAGATGGAATAGTAGAAAAAATGATTGAAACAGTTGATGCAAGCAAGGGAGAGATCTTCCATATCGGCGAACAGTGCCGAAAAGACTATGAATCAATCATTGAAGAATTGAAAAATGTGAAAGCATTGGTCATCCAGGTGATCAATGAAGGCGACGACCTAGATGTAAAGGTCCGTTTTGCAAGAAAGCGGCTATTAGAAGTCAGTCAGCATTTCAACCAATATTCAGAAGATCAGGTTCGCGATGCCTACGAGAAGGCGCATGAACTTCAAATGAAATTCACAATGAATAGACAGATGGAAAAGCAATTAAGGGAACGCCGTGATGATTTAGAAAGAAGACTGCGCAGCTTGCAAGAAACGATTGACCGGGCCGAAAATCTTATATCGCAAATAACGATTGTCCTCAACTATCTGCTAAGTGATATGAAGCAAGTCGGCCAGGCACTCGAAGACGCCAAGCAGAAGCAGGATTTCGGATTGAAAATCATCGAGGCGCAGGAAGATGAGCGGAAGAGGCTGTCGCGTGAAATCCACGATGGTCCGGCTCAAATGCTGGCGAACGTCCTGATGCGCTCCGATCTTATCGAGAGGGTATATAAGGAAAGCGGTCCCGGCGAAGCATTAAAAGAAGTGAACAGTTTGAAACATATGGTTCGATCTGCATTATATGAGGTACGCCGAATCATCTACGATCTGCGTCCGATGGCGCTGGATGATTTAGGTTTGGTTCCTACCCTCAAAAAATATTTGCATACCATCGAAGAATATAACAAACTGACATCTATATTATTTACAAATATTGGACAAGAAAACAGGCTCCCTTCTAAATATGAAGTTGCCTTGTTCCGTTTAATCCAGGAATCGGTCCAAAACGCCCTGAAGCATGCAGAAGCAAAGGAAATCCATGTGAAGCTCGAAGTTCGCCCGAATCATGTCCTTGTCATTGTGAAGGATAATGGGAAAGGATTCGATGCATCAATGAAAAAACAGGGATCCTTTGGCATTATGGGCATGAAGGAGCGTGTGGAGTTGTTAGACGGCGAAATCAGCATCGATTCGAAAGAAGGCCAAGGAACACTCGTCATCATCCAAGTTCCGCTGGCCGCTTAA
- a CDS encoding YigZ family protein — protein MLQSYYTVKGRGDHEIIIQKSRFISYINRVESEEDAQAFIAKIKKMHPNANHNCSAYMIGEHNQIQKANDDGEPSGTAGVPMLEVLKKRDLKDTVVVVTRYFGGIKLGGGGLIRAYGKATSEGINATGVVERRLMRLMRTKIDYTWLGKVENELRSSIYPIKEIHYLDQVEVETYAVEQEKEKFVEWMTELTNGQAILTEGDVVYLEEDVK, from the coding sequence TTGCTACAAAGCTACTATACCGTCAAAGGCAGAGGCGACCATGAAATTATCATTCAAAAGTCTCGTTTCATTTCCTATATAAATCGAGTAGAATCCGAGGAAGACGCTCAAGCTTTCATCGCTAAGATCAAGAAAATGCACCCCAACGCAAACCACAACTGCTCCGCTTACATGATTGGCGAGCACAATCAAATCCAAAAGGCAAACGACGATGGAGAGCCTTCCGGAACAGCCGGAGTCCCCATGCTCGAAGTGTTGAAAAAGCGCGATTTAAAGGATACGGTTGTTGTCGTAACCAGATACTTCGGAGGCATAAAATTAGGTGGAGGCGGACTGATCCGCGCCTACGGGAAAGCCACGTCTGAAGGCATCAACGCTACAGGCGTCGTCGAGCGCCGGCTCATGCGCCTCATGCGTACGAAGATCGACTACACATGGCTTGGAAAAGTGGAGAACGAACTCCGCTCATCCATCTACCCCATCAAGGAAATCCATTACCTCGATCAAGTCGAAGTGGAAACGTATGCCGTTGAGCAGGAAAAAGAAAAATTTGTCGAATGGATGACAGAACTCACCAATGGCCAAGCCATCCTTACTGAAGGGGATGTGGTGTATTTGGAGGAAGATGTGAAGTGA
- a CDS encoding LCP family protein, with protein sequence MTKKQIRKKKRRRRIFWFLIFPILLLGSSAATYAAYLYKKTETVFNESHEEINREKSPLRQAKVDPREDNVSILFIGIDDSKSRHFGKGTRSDALILATLNKKNNSVKLLSIPRDSYVYVPKIQEKTKITHAHAYGGPKATIDTVENLLDIPVDYYVRMNFYAFMDVVDALGGVEADVPYTLHEKDSEDNHNAINLQPGRQLLNGEEALALARTRKQDSDIQRGQRQQEIMKAVMKKATSVGAVSKYDDIIQAIGDNMTTNMTFSEMKSFASYATKGSLDIQSFTLAGNDATIDGVYYYELDEDKLDTTKEMLKQQLGINAGDGYANADDQDSSSTDSDPSESAQNNSDFDSNN encoded by the coding sequence ATGACGAAGAAACAAATCCGGAAAAAGAAGCGTAGAAGAAGAATTTTTTGGTTTTTAATTTTTCCGATTCTCTTACTCGGATCTTCAGCAGCGACATATGCTGCCTACCTTTACAAGAAAACAGAAACCGTCTTCAATGAATCCCACGAAGAGATTAATCGTGAAAAATCACCTCTTAGACAAGCAAAGGTTGACCCAAGAGAAGATAATGTCTCCATTCTATTCATTGGGATCGATGACAGTAAATCCCGCCATTTCGGTAAAGGCACACGATCTGATGCATTGATTCTCGCAACTTTGAATAAAAAGAACAATTCCGTAAAATTATTGAGCATCCCCCGGGATTCTTATGTATATGTCCCTAAGATTCAAGAAAAGACGAAAATTACACACGCCCATGCATATGGTGGACCTAAGGCTACAATTGATACAGTGGAAAATTTACTGGATATCCCGGTCGACTACTACGTGAGGATGAATTTCTACGCGTTTATGGATGTTGTGGATGCGTTAGGTGGAGTTGAAGCCGACGTGCCTTATACACTCCATGAAAAAGATTCTGAAGACAACCATAATGCCATCAACCTTCAGCCTGGAAGACAGCTATTAAATGGCGAAGAAGCTCTTGCATTGGCCAGGACAAGAAAGCAGGACAGCGACATCCAACGCGGGCAGCGACAGCAAGAGATCATGAAAGCTGTAATGAAAAAAGCTACATCTGTTGGTGCAGTCTCTAAATACGACGATATCATTCAAGCAATCGGCGATAACATGACAACCAACATGACGTTCAGTGAAATGAAATCATTTGCAAGCTACGCAACGAAAGGCAGCCTTGATATCCAAAGTTTCACTCTTGCAGGTAATGATGCAACAATTGATGGGGTTTACTATTATGAGTTGGATGAAGATAAACTGGATACAACAAAAGAAATGCTGAAGCAGCAGCTTGGCATCAATGCAGGCGACGGCTATGCGAATGCAGATGACCAAGATTCATCTTCTACAGATTCAGATCCATCAGAAAGTGCACAGAATAATTCCGATTTCGATTCGAATAATTAA
- a CDS encoding glycosyltransferase family 4 protein, with protein MIYFTLVLCFIASIVLTPIVKKFALAIGATDAPNHRKVHQKVMPRLGGLAIYISFLIGLFFLKPEGGPFMPILIGSIIIIATGMLDDLVELSAKLKLLGQLVAACIVVFGGVQLEYINLPFGGELHFGFLSIPMTIIWIVGITNAINLIDGLDGLAAGVSSIALIIISFMAFLKGDPFVMSVALIVLGSTVGFLFYNFHPAKIFMGDTGALFLGYIISVLSLLGFKNITMFSLIIPVIILGVPISDTIFAIIRRFVNKQPLSAPDKSHLHHCLLRIGFTHRQTVLVIYAIAAMFGMAAIIFSMAKLWGAVIVLAVLTLAIELFVESVGLVGKDYQPILKFVRTRNANMRNR; from the coding sequence ATGATTTACTTCACTCTGGTGTTATGTTTCATTGCCTCTATTGTGTTGACACCAATCGTAAAAAAATTCGCACTTGCAATCGGTGCTACTGATGCCCCGAATCACCGCAAGGTCCATCAAAAAGTTATGCCACGACTTGGTGGTCTGGCTATCTATATAAGCTTCCTCATCGGATTATTTTTCCTTAAGCCCGAAGGCGGACCATTCATGCCGATTCTAATCGGCAGCATCATCATCATTGCAACTGGTATGCTGGATGATCTGGTTGAACTCTCAGCTAAACTGAAGCTGCTCGGCCAGCTGGTCGCAGCATGCATTGTTGTTTTCGGAGGGGTGCAGCTTGAATACATCAACCTTCCTTTCGGTGGAGAGCTTCATTTTGGATTCCTAAGTATTCCGATGACAATTATCTGGATCGTGGGGATTACAAATGCCATCAATTTGATTGACGGGCTTGACGGCCTGGCAGCAGGCGTCTCATCCATAGCGCTGATCATCATCAGCTTTATGGCGTTCCTGAAAGGCGATCCTTTTGTAATGAGTGTCGCACTGATTGTTCTGGGAAGTACAGTAGGATTTTTGTTCTATAATTTCCACCCGGCAAAAATTTTCATGGGGGATACGGGAGCTTTATTCTTAGGCTACATCATATCCGTATTATCCCTGCTCGGGTTCAAAAATATTACAATGTTCTCATTAATCATCCCTGTTATTATTCTCGGGGTGCCGATTTCTGATACCATCTTTGCCATCATTCGAAGATTCGTGAACAAGCAGCCATTATCCGCGCCGGATAAATCGCATTTGCACCATTGCTTGCTCCGTATCGGATTTACGCACAGGCAGACTGTTTTGGTAATCTACGCAATCGCAGCAATGTTCGGTATGGCAGCCATCATTTTCTCCATGGCAAAACTTTGGGGAGCAGTCATTGTCTTAGCCGTTCTAACACTTGCCATCGAATTGTTTGTGGAAAGTGTAGGATTGGTCGGAAAAGATTATCAGCCGATTTTAAAATTCGTGAGAACACGAAATGCGAATATGAGAAACCGATAA
- the secA2 gene encoding accessory Sec system translocase SecA2: protein MLKIFQKATSNDSRYLKKYYKMVEKINNLEDKYSSFSDEDLKNITGEFKKQLQNGKTVDDIKLDAFAVVREAGKRVLGMRHYDVQLIGGLVLAEGNISEMATGEGKTLVASLPCYVRALEGKGVHVITVNDYLAKRDCEQIGKIHEFLGLTVGLNLPLMQPEEKKAAYQADITYGVGTEFGFDYLRDNMAQRNDDKVQRPYHYAIIDEVDSVLIDEAKTPLIIAGKMPSSSELHYIAARLAKRFEKEVDYDFDDETKATSLTETGIEKVEKAFGVDNLYEVEHQTLYHYVIQAVRAHVMFERDVDYIVHEGKVLLVDMFTGRIMEGRTMSDGLHQAIEAKEGLQITDENKTQAQITIQNYFRMYPLLSGMTGTAKTEEKEFQQVYGMNVIPIPTNKPKIRDDMSDRVYKDTHEKYAAVVEEVKDRHKKRQPILIGTTSILQSEKVAKYLDKEKLTYELLNAKSVEQEVELISLAGRKGQITIATNMAGRGTDIILGAGVAELGGLHVIGTEKHESRRVDNQLRGRSGRQGDPGSSQFFISLEDDMFRRFAKDDLEKISKKVKFNEDGLAIYKNIHEFIERTQRIVEGANYAMREYNLKLDDVINEQRNVLYSLRNQLLTGEGIVKRFKGMVEETLQNAVIDACPEDQIPEEWHLDHAASIANQLLFTPVAMPEDVNERTEIEDLFKKAWVETDAKIDKFAETMNLEQTFKSFMLSFLDHHWIKHLEKMTRLKEGIGLRYYQQEDPMRIYQREGLEIFQETYAILQRDISLEGMNFLKKL, encoded by the coding sequence ATGCTGAAGATTTTTCAAAAAGCCACATCCAATGATTCTAGGTACCTCAAAAAGTACTATAAAATGGTTGAAAAGATTAATAACCTTGAAGATAAATACTCCTCTTTCTCTGATGAGGACCTGAAAAATATAACCGGGGAGTTCAAAAAACAGCTTCAAAACGGAAAAACCGTCGATGATATCAAACTGGATGCTTTTGCTGTCGTCCGCGAAGCCGGGAAGCGCGTTCTTGGCATGAGGCATTACGACGTTCAGTTGATTGGCGGACTGGTCCTTGCCGAAGGAAATATCTCTGAGATGGCAACTGGTGAAGGAAAAACGCTTGTCGCTTCCCTCCCCTGCTATGTAAGGGCTTTAGAAGGTAAAGGGGTCCATGTCATCACTGTCAACGACTACTTGGCGAAAAGGGACTGCGAGCAGATCGGGAAAATCCATGAATTCCTCGGGTTGACGGTTGGGCTGAATCTCCCGCTTATGCAGCCGGAAGAAAAGAAAGCGGCTTACCAAGCTGATATTACATACGGTGTCGGAACTGAATTCGGGTTTGACTACCTGCGCGACAATATGGCGCAGCGCAATGATGATAAGGTTCAACGCCCTTACCATTATGCCATTATTGATGAAGTCGACAGCGTCTTGATTGACGAGGCTAAGACTCCTTTGATCATCGCAGGGAAGATGCCATCAAGTTCAGAGCTTCATTATATTGCTGCACGGCTAGCAAAGCGATTTGAAAAAGAAGTGGACTACGATTTCGACGATGAAACCAAAGCGACAAGCCTGACGGAAACCGGCATCGAAAAAGTCGAGAAGGCTTTCGGGGTCGATAACCTTTATGAAGTGGAACATCAAACGCTTTACCATTATGTCATTCAAGCAGTGCGTGCCCATGTTATGTTTGAACGAGACGTGGATTACATCGTCCATGAAGGGAAAGTTCTTCTGGTCGACATGTTCACAGGGCGCATAATGGAAGGCCGTACAATGAGCGACGGGCTGCATCAGGCAATCGAAGCAAAAGAAGGCCTTCAGATTACGGATGAAAATAAAACACAGGCTCAAATCACGATTCAAAATTACTTCCGCATGTATCCTTTATTATCCGGTATGACCGGAACGGCTAAAACGGAAGAAAAAGAATTCCAGCAGGTTTACGGTATGAACGTCATCCCGATTCCAACAAACAAACCGAAAATCCGTGACGATATGAGCGACAGAGTCTACAAAGACACCCATGAAAAATATGCGGCAGTTGTTGAAGAAGTAAAAGACCGACACAAAAAAAGACAGCCGATCCTGATTGGGACAACTTCCATCCTTCAATCTGAAAAAGTGGCTAAGTACCTGGATAAAGAAAAACTTACATATGAACTGCTGAACGCAAAGAGCGTTGAACAGGAAGTTGAATTGATTTCACTTGCCGGCCGAAAGGGTCAGATCACAATTGCGACGAATATGGCTGGACGCGGAACCGATATCATCCTTGGTGCTGGAGTAGCTGAATTAGGCGGCCTCCATGTCATCGGTACTGAAAAACACGAAAGCCGCAGGGTCGACAACCAGCTTCGCGGACGCTCAGGACGCCAGGGAGATCCAGGTTCAAGCCAGTTCTTCATCTCATTGGAAGATGATATGTTCAGACGCTTTGCCAAGGACGACTTAGAAAAGATATCGAAAAAGGTTAAATTCAATGAAGATGGACTTGCCATCTATAAAAACATCCATGAATTTATCGAGCGAACACAGCGGATCGTGGAAGGCGCCAATTATGCCATGAGGGAATATAACTTAAAGCTGGATGATGTCATCAATGAGCAGCGAAACGTTTTATATTCGCTCCGTAATCAATTGTTGACTGGTGAAGGCATTGTCAAACGCTTCAAAGGCATGGTGGAAGAAACGCTGCAAAATGCAGTTATTGATGCTTGTCCAGAAGATCAAATCCCAGAGGAATGGCATTTGGATCATGCTGCTTCCATTGCCAATCAGCTTTTATTCACACCAGTTGCAATGCCAGAGGATGTGAATGAGCGCACAGAAATTGAAGATCTGTTTAAAAAAGCATGGGTCGAAACTGACGCAAAAATTGATAAGTTTGCAGAAACCATGAATCTTGAGCAGACATTTAAGTCATTTATGCTTTCTTTTCTTGACCACCACTGGATCAAGCATTTAGAAAAAATGACCCGTCTGAAAGAAGGCATCGGCCTCCGCTACTATCAACAGGAAGATCCAATGCGCATCTATCAGCGTGAAGGATTGGAGATTTTCCAAGAGACTTATGCCATTCTGCAAAGAGACATTTCCCTCGAAGGGATGAATTTTTTAAAGAAATTATAA
- a CDS encoding accessory Sec system S-layer assembly protein → MFPFFKKKVSEVKKTGLDDTVSSSDLVNEQDQRQEEEVETALSFHPAWNLEKEQEYVFRFLNNELSPLKPNQISLAGVEMSNDGQQVAVTAFVRNSLQKPIKMENVELLLMKEDGSIFGRKEFDFAEIGEIPAESSRPWVFTFEKDFLLTEEIPSDNWKLAFNVSSLQPHRLDLEPTWEAQLSEEDKSKLEEIVKSVPKPNPKEFNLMGLSAKFMDSGNLNVTILLRNGNSRAIKLQQLPLEIKDAAGEVVARGGFTLEDFEVKANTTKPWSFVFPKEMILKENPDFSSWTASPIQ, encoded by the coding sequence ATGTTCCCTTTTTTCAAAAAGAAGGTTTCCGAAGTTAAAAAAACAGGATTGGATGATACAGTTTCTTCTTCTGACCTTGTGAACGAACAGGATCAAAGGCAGGAAGAAGAGGTAGAAACAGCCCTCTCCTTCCACCCTGCCTGGAATTTAGAGAAAGAACAAGAATACGTATTTCGTTTCTTGAACAATGAACTTTCCCCATTAAAGCCGAACCAGATTTCATTGGCCGGAGTGGAGATGTCAAATGATGGGCAGCAGGTCGCAGTGACCGCTTTTGTCCGGAACAGCCTTCAGAAACCGATAAAAATGGAAAACGTAGAGCTGTTATTAATGAAGGAAGACGGATCGATATTCGGAAGAAAAGAATTCGACTTCGCGGAAATCGGGGAAATCCCGGCAGAGAGCAGCCGACCTTGGGTATTTACCTTCGAGAAGGATTTCCTGTTAACGGAAGAAATCCCTTCAGACAACTGGAAGCTTGCCTTCAACGTCAGCTCCCTTCAACCGCATCGCCTTGATTTGGAGCCAACTTGGGAAGCCCAGCTTTCCGAAGAGGACAAATCTAAATTAGAGGAAATTGTGAAATCGGTTCCTAAGCCTAATCCAAAAGAGTTTAACTTGATGGGGCTGTCAGCTAAATTTATGGACAGCGGGAACTTGAACGTCACCATCCTGCTCCGTAATGGAAACTCACGAGCGATCAAACTCCAGCAGCTTCCACTTGAAATTAAAGATGCTGCAGGTGAAGTTGTCGCAAGAGGCGGATTTACCCTGGAAGACTTTGAAGTAAAAGCAAACACAACCAAGCCATGGTCCTTTGTTTTCCCTAAAGAAATGATTTTAAAGGAAAACCCGGATTTCAGCAGCTGGACAGCTAGCCCAATTCAATAA
- a CDS encoding phosphodiester glycosidase family protein produces the protein MAIATLRKKLAWGVLGALLFTQATATGASAAVQVSPGVTHDQTSTTVSGYSQSINTLDINLNDPYTKLEMGIPNPINSTATVSNMAKRDTTEGHHVVGAVNASLFHTDTGFPAYLLSQGNRLLNLGAVSNQSNDFMYVPAAFGINASGLGQISPFNLQIYISHHNQTYSLNSFNRVRNENESILYTSAYSYDHTRTNQFGLEVVVTGVPKSVDYGLTYGEEVKGKVTSIRPYGQSTSASIPKDGYVISAQGTAVDQIRDLKIGDEVSLSVDVDDKWKNSQFMLASGPLLVQNGKANMTIDATSPRNTTRSPRTAVAVDATGSRVFFVTVDGRQSGFSKGMTLKEFADYLASMGAYYALNLDGGGSTAMVARQHGDEYASLVNQPSDGVERRVSATLNAVSTAPNGTPTYVEAKQTSPGVIAKGASVGFQVTSVMDQYYNKLNVDSSKALFSVEGSVGHFEGNQFVADQAGKGTVVVNYQGGIARVPVTVVDEVGKLSVAPASIYAGPGDATSLKVTAVSSNGQPMIFNPSAVSFTVNGNVGTVNNLTFTAGNVETKGSITASYGSQKITIPVEVSTKPYVLHSLNNAYNLSMVNSNAASSIASETVLQAKEGAASLKLSYDFTNTGTAVSAAYMTAQQPMAIPGKPQKLGVWVYGDGAKHWLRGKVLDANGKEYTVDFTAYGGLNWYGWKYVKASIPSGIAYPVKFSSIYLAEPEAALKNRGFIYLDKLQAEYTADTIEPSFQADSSAKVVDTAKKWTITFSTPMLSSTINNQTIYVEDSNGNRLSSTVKLESDKTVTVAAPAGGYASGKTYELVVTRYARSTSSILGKNDHYTQFKVK, from the coding sequence TTGGCAATTGCAACGTTAAGAAAAAAGCTGGCATGGGGAGTTCTTGGAGCCCTATTGTTCACTCAAGCCACGGCAACAGGTGCAAGCGCTGCTGTCCAGGTATCGCCTGGGGTAACGCACGATCAAACCTCTACGACTGTCTCAGGCTATTCACAGTCGATCAATACCCTTGATATTAATTTAAACGATCCATACACGAAACTTGAAATGGGAATCCCGAACCCGATTAATTCTACTGCAACGGTAAGTAATATGGCAAAAAGAGATACAACTGAAGGCCATCATGTGGTAGGGGCAGTCAATGCATCCTTATTTCACACGGACACTGGTTTCCCGGCATATTTGCTTTCACAAGGGAACCGGCTGCTTAATTTAGGTGCTGTATCGAATCAATCGAATGATTTTATGTACGTACCGGCTGCATTTGGAATCAATGCAAGCGGGTTGGGGCAAATCAGTCCTTTTAATCTTCAAATATATATTTCACACCACAATCAAACGTATAGCTTGAATTCGTTTAACAGAGTAAGAAATGAAAATGAAAGCATCTTGTACACATCGGCATATAGCTATGACCATACCCGCACAAACCAGTTTGGCCTTGAAGTAGTAGTTACTGGTGTTCCTAAATCAGTGGACTACGGTTTGACATACGGCGAAGAGGTCAAAGGAAAAGTTACTAGCATTCGTCCCTATGGTCAATCTACAAGTGCTTCCATCCCGAAAGACGGGTATGTTATTTCTGCACAAGGTACAGCTGTCGATCAAATACGTGATTTAAAAATCGGCGATGAAGTTTCCCTGTCAGTTGATGTAGATGATAAGTGGAAAAATTCTCAGTTCATGCTGGCAAGCGGACCGCTCCTTGTCCAGAATGGAAAAGCTAATATGACTATCGACGCTACCAGTCCGAGAAATACTACAAGGAGCCCTCGTACGGCAGTTGCTGTTGATGCGACTGGATCCCGAGTGTTCTTTGTGACAGTCGACGGAAGGCAGTCAGGCTTCAGCAAAGGGATGACACTGAAGGAATTCGCTGACTACTTAGCGTCCATGGGGGCTTACTATGCATTAAACTTGGATGGCGGCGGCTCCACGGCTATGGTAGCCCGTCAGCATGGTGATGAGTATGCTTCGCTTGTGAATCAGCCATCCGATGGCGTGGAAAGAAGAGTCAGTGCAACATTGAATGCAGTCAGTACGGCACCGAATGGTACACCGACTTATGTAGAAGCGAAGCAAACGTCACCTGGCGTCATCGCAAAAGGTGCATCAGTTGGATTCCAAGTAACTTCAGTCATGGACCAATACTACAACAAATTGAATGTCGACAGCAGCAAAGCCCTATTCTCTGTTGAAGGATCTGTCGGTCATTTTGAAGGAAATCAATTTGTTGCAGACCAAGCAGGAAAAGGCACCGTCGTTGTTAACTATCAAGGCGGGATTGCTCGTGTACCTGTGACAGTCGTAGATGAGGTCGGCAAGCTGAGTGTGGCGCCAGCATCTATTTATGCCGGGCCGGGAGATGCCACTTCATTAAAAGTCACAGCTGTTTCTTCTAATGGGCAGCCGATGATCTTTAATCCAAGTGCCGTAAGTTTCACTGTGAATGGAAATGTAGGGACAGTGAATAATCTGACATTTACCGCAGGCAATGTAGAAACGAAAGGAAGCATCACAGCCTCCTACGGATCGCAAAAGATTACTATTCCAGTGGAAGTAAGCACAAAACCATATGTGCTTCACAGCTTGAATAATGCATATAACTTGTCTATGGTGAATTCGAACGCAGCAAGCTCTATTGCTTCTGAGACCGTTCTGCAAGCAAAAGAAGGGGCTGCGTCTCTGAAATTGAGCTATGACTTTACGAATACCGGAACTGCTGTATCTGCTGCTTATATGACGGCACAGCAGCCAATGGCCATTCCAGGAAAGCCGCAAAAGCTCGGAGTATGGGTGTACGGCGATGGAGCAAAACATTGGCTGAGAGGAAAAGTATTGGATGCTAACGGCAAAGAGTATACGGTTGATTTCACAGCTTACGGCGGATTGAATTGGTATGGTTGGAAATACGTCAAAGCAAGCATTCCAAGCGGCATTGCCTACCCAGTGAAATTCAGCAGCATCTATCTGGCTGAACCGGAAGCAGCATTGAAAAATAGAGGGTTCATTTATTTGGACAAACTTCAGGCAGAATATACCGCTGATACAATTGAACCATCATTCCAGGCAGATTCTTCAGCTAAGGTAGTGGATACTGCGAAAAAATGGACTATCACATTCAGCACACCAATGTTAAGCTCAACGATCAATAATCAAACCATTTACGTAGAGGACAGCAATGGAAACAGGCTTTCTTCAACAGTAAAACTTGAAAGTGATAAAACAGTTACGGTAGCGGCGCCAGCGGGAGGATATGCCTCCGGAAAAACTTATGAGCTGGTCGTAACAAGATACGCACGTTCAACAAGCAGCATCTTAGGAAAGAATGATCATTATACGCAGTTTAAAGTAAAATAA
- a CDS encoding immunoglobulin-like domain-containing protein, with amino-acid sequence MFKRIAAIVILLGVLGGCESPQNGSVKAGQGAEPINDIPAQAEPINHAKVDQSIKYYSKSYIQSLDDLFIKSGLGEVGMGGLDRGTAHPLYDLLKEGESVKIDVPRLIKEGYTYDTFLYHYNVDKKEFELVKKMVLDNTKHRYSYFKLSNNQNQIYYIKNVLINPEKKEVQKTYRRIFVLYDIKNARIDVDQKVYYPLDTVKVKLTNLGTQDLLTGLGVYLEKWRDGKWQSYKYQQAVADVGIVLPPGVSHTNTIPVKALTPGYYRVTDQSDTKRIAATFQVSVIKTME; translated from the coding sequence ATGTTTAAACGCATTGCAGCAATAGTAATTTTATTAGGGGTATTAGGTGGATGTGAATCACCTCAAAATGGAAGTGTAAAGGCTGGCCAAGGTGCGGAGCCTATAAACGATATTCCCGCTCAAGCAGAGCCCATAAACCACGCGAAGGTAGATCAGTCCATTAAATATTATAGCAAGTCTTACATCCAATCTCTCGATGATTTGTTCATAAAATCTGGGCTTGGAGAAGTGGGAATGGGAGGATTGGACAGAGGGACGGCACATCCTTTATACGATTTATTGAAAGAAGGCGAGTCCGTTAAAATCGATGTTCCTAGGCTGATCAAAGAAGGTTATACCTATGATACTTTTCTTTATCATTATAATGTGGATAAAAAAGAATTCGAGCTTGTCAAAAAGATGGTGTTAGATAATACGAAGCACCGGTACAGCTATTTCAAACTTTCCAACAATCAAAATCAAATTTACTATATAAAAAATGTTTTAATAAACCCGGAAAAGAAAGAAGTCCAAAAAACTTACAGGCGAATTTTCGTTCTATATGATATTAAGAATGCCCGTATTGATGTGGATCAAAAGGTATACTATCCCTTGGATACTGTGAAGGTTAAATTAACCAATCTCGGAACCCAGGATCTATTGACTGGGCTTGGCGTATACCTTGAGAAGTGGCGTGATGGCAAATGGCAATCCTATAAATACCAACAAGCAGTAGCTGATGTTGGAATCGTATTACCTCCAGGAGTCAGCCACACCAATACCATTCCAGTAAAAGCCCTTACACCCGGCTACTATCGAGTAACCGATCAATCAGATACTAAAAGGATTGCTGCTACCTTTCAAGTGTCGGTAATCAAAACGATGGAATAG